The Paenibacillus wynnii DNA window GATTGCGGTAAGGTTCCGTTACTCGTGAGGTAATGCTGACATGCTACAATAAGAGGAAATTATTGATGGGGTGATGAGGCTTGAAGGATGTCAAGATACTGCTCGTTGATGATGAACGCGCCATTGTGGAAATGATGGTCACGGTGCTTCGAAAAGAGGGATTTTCTCATATCGATACAGCCTTTAACGGAGAAGCGGCGCTTGCTGCATGTGCAAATAAAAAATATGATATTGTACTGCTGGATGTTATGATGCCGGGTGCCAGCGGTCTTGATATTTGTCCATTCATTCGTCGCACTACGGATGCTCCAATCCTGTTTATAACCGCTAGAACATCGGATTTTGATACTTTATCAGGGTTTGCGGTGGGCGGAGATGACTACATTACTAAACCTTTTAACCCACTGGAAGTCGTTGCGAGGATGCGGGCACAACTGCGCAGATACCTGCAGGCTCAACCAGAAGAGCGGAGTTCTGCTCGTAGCTATGATTTTGGCCGCTTTCAACTGGATGAAGTGGAAGGAACACTGACCGTAGAAGGACACACTTCTCATTGTCCGGCACAAGTATTCCAGCTGCTTTTGTTCCTTTGTAAACATCCCAACCGGATATTCAGTAAGAGTGAGCTGTATCAACGGGTATGGGGAGAGGACCTATATAATGATGACAACACCGTTATGGTTCATGTCCATCGTGTTCGTGAGAGAATTGAGATCAATCCCTCGAAGCCCCAATACCTTGTGAATGTAAGAGGGATGGGGTATAAGCTGATCCTGCCAAAAGGGGAGAGTTAAGATGATTCGGAGGCGTTTTGCGGTAAGATTTGCATGGCAGATGGCTGTGACTGGAGTGATGTTGGCGGTGTTGGCCATCATCATTGTGATATGGATGTTAAAAAAATTTGAGGACATCGAGATTAGCCGTAATTTTGCGCCTATGGGCATATCGCGCCTTATCTCAGAAGCGGACATTGACTCCAATGGGTTGATTGTTAATTCAGTTTTGTTACAGCGGTTAAAGGAAGATGGGGGGTGGCTGCAAAGTTTGGATGAGAAAGGCAATGTCCTTCAGTCCTTCAATACGCCGAACGACTTGCCTGCCCGTTATGTCCCAGGGCAACTTATAGATTATTGGTTAGGAAATGAGCCGTTTCCTTATCGACTCGGGCTTTGGATACAAGAGAAGGACAAGCATTTATATACGATGCTTTATGGTGAACGGTCTACAAAGGTAGATTTAATGCAGCGATTAATAGCTGATGGCAAGATCATGGACGACCAGATTCAATTTTCCAACAGCACTATTGTTCAGTTAGATCAAATGGGGAGTTGGGTTCAAGTCCTTGATCGTGAGGGGGTTGAAGTAGCTTCTTGGAGGAAGCCGGGGAATACACCCTCGTCTTATACGCTGCAGGAACTGGCAATGAGAACTCATAATCAAGCCCTTGATGGATTAGGGATGGATACCCAATATGACCCTATAACCGGGCTGACTTGGGCTGTACAATACCCGATGGACATTACTAAGAATCAAGCCGCACGAATCCCAATGCTTAATTCAGAGTCGGGTGTAATGATTTTCGGGATCGGTGCTTTCCTGCTGTCGGCTTTTGTACTCTTTATCCTGCTGTCCCTTTGGTATGCCAATCGATTTGGATCGCCGGTCCTTTATATTCTCAATTGGATTCAGAGGTTGGGGAAGGGGGATTACAGTGAGCATGTGCGCGCGAACAACGAAAGACGTAATCGAAAAGGAGATTGGAAGCGCGGATACCGTATCTTTGGTGAAGTGATGGATTCGATCGATTCTCTGGCTATCGAGCTCCGTACAGCGAAGGATGCTGAAGAGCAAACTCAGAGAAATCGAGAAGAGTGGATCGCAGGGGTTACGCATGATATGAAGACGCCGCTTTCTTCTATTCAGGGATATGCGCATATGCTGGAGGCGGAGAAATATAGCTGGTCTGAGGAGGAAGTACGCCAATTTGCCTCAACGATATTGGAGAAAACGGTCTATATGAATAAACTCATCAACGATCTTACTTTGACTTACAGACTAAGAAACGGGGTAATCCCTGTTACCTTTGAGGAGTTGGACATCTGTGTCCTATTATCCGAATCTGTAGTACTGGCCACTTCACACCTACAATACGAGGGGAGTCAGATTCGTTGTATAACACCATCCACTTCCATTATGGCAGCCGTATATCCTCCATGGTTCGAACGCGTAGTTGACAATATCATAGCTAATGCGATTTTTCATAACTCTTCAGGTACGGGGATGATTATTGAATTGATCGAAATGCCAGAGAAAGGTTGGCGCATAGACTTCAGAGATGACGGTCAAGGAATGGATCCACAGACCATTGCACGCTTATTTGACCGTTATTATCGGGGAACAAATACGGATAGCTCCATAGAAGGCAGTGGTCTCGGAATGGTTATAACTAAGGAATTGGTCCAAGCGATGGGTGGGCGAATTGCCGTGAGCTCGCAAGTAGGTGAAGGGACGGTAATAAGTACTATCTATACTGGCGCATAAAATTAATTGAATATAGTGAAGCGAAGTAAAGATTGACATGGAATTATTTTGCTGCGGAGGCACGAATAGTGTTACCTATAAGGCAGACACTGTTTTAGCTGTTCAGGAAGGTAATCTTGCGATTTGCCGGGAGGAATAGATGCGGTGGGTGTCATAAACACTTAGATGTACTTTGTACAATTAAAATCGGGTGTTTTGAGCGAAAAGGTGGTTTAGTTGCACTATCTGCAGTTATATTTCTACAAGATGGAGATATAGGTCTTTAAGATAGTTTTTAGCTGCAGAAAGTGCAATTAAAGTTCATCCTAAG harbors:
- a CDS encoding response regulator transcription factor, with the translated sequence MKDVKILLVDDERAIVEMMVTVLRKEGFSHIDTAFNGEAALAACANKKYDIVLLDVMMPGASGLDICPFIRRTTDAPILFITARTSDFDTLSGFAVGGDDYITKPFNPLEVVARMRAQLRRYLQAQPEERSSARSYDFGRFQLDEVEGTLTVEGHTSHCPAQVFQLLLFLCKHPNRIFSKSELYQRVWGEDLYNDDNTVMVHVHRVRERIEINPSKPQYLVNVRGMGYKLILPKGES
- a CDS encoding sensor histidine kinase, translating into MIRRRFAVRFAWQMAVTGVMLAVLAIIIVIWMLKKFEDIEISRNFAPMGISRLISEADIDSNGLIVNSVLLQRLKEDGGWLQSLDEKGNVLQSFNTPNDLPARYVPGQLIDYWLGNEPFPYRLGLWIQEKDKHLYTMLYGERSTKVDLMQRLIADGKIMDDQIQFSNSTIVQLDQMGSWVQVLDREGVEVASWRKPGNTPSSYTLQELAMRTHNQALDGLGMDTQYDPITGLTWAVQYPMDITKNQAARIPMLNSESGVMIFGIGAFLLSAFVLFILLSLWYANRFGSPVLYILNWIQRLGKGDYSEHVRANNERRNRKGDWKRGYRIFGEVMDSIDSLAIELRTAKDAEEQTQRNREEWIAGVTHDMKTPLSSIQGYAHMLEAEKYSWSEEEVRQFASTILEKTVYMNKLINDLTLTYRLRNGVIPVTFEELDICVLLSESVVLATSHLQYEGSQIRCITPSTSIMAAVYPPWFERVVDNIIANAIFHNSSGTGMIIELIEMPEKGWRIDFRDDGQGMDPQTIARLFDRYYRGTNTDSSIEGSGLGMVITKELVQAMGGRIAVSSQVGEGTVISTIYTGA